The Candidatus Eremiobacteraceae bacterium genomic sequence TATCGAGGTTGTTGCCCTTCACTTTTGGCTGGCCGAGATTGGGCACGGCACCGGTGAGGATGTTCAACTGGTTGACGAATGTCTCGATCTCGTGTCCGCCCGACGCCGCGCGATCGGCGAGCAACGCCCGGTCGTCGGCGTTGATGCTGTCGGCGATGCTCAGCTGCGCGGCGGCGGCCGCGATCGCCGGATCGCTCGCAGTGCCCGCCAGCGCGACGATGGAACGATTGTCACTCGCGAAATTGGCCGAGACGGCTGTCTGGGCTTTCGACCTGCCGTCGGCGGCGAGCGCGTCGTTGGGAGCCAGAGCAAGTGCGCGGTTCAACTTCACGAGCGCGTACGAGTAACGCCCTTCGTCTGCATCGTGCAGCGCCTGCGCGAGGATCTGCGGCTCGTTGGTCTGGCTCAGTTCAGGATAGCCGAGCACGTGCGAAACGCGGTCTTTTGCTCCCGGGTGATCCTCGAAGTATTTGTCCGTATCGGCGTTGCCTTCGGTGGCTCCCAGTTTGGCGAGGGTGTCGGCACTGGACTGCGGGTCGTAGCCGGCCCGCGACATCAGCAGCAGACCGTATTGGTCGGCCTGCAGTTCGTCTTCGCGCGAGAACTTCGCGAACGCGAGGTCGCCGCCGTATCCGCCCAGCGCATAGCCGATCGGCGAGAGCACCGAAAGAACGCCCACGAGGATGCTGAGCAGATTGCCCCGTTGGTTGAGCGTGATCACGTGCCGTCGCTCGATGTGCCCCATCTCGTGACCGAGCACGGAGGCCAATTCATCGTCCGCTGAGACAAAATTCAGCAGTCCCATGTCAACGTGGACGAAACCGCCGGGCAACGCGAATGAATTGATCTCGTTCGAGTCGATGATCTCAAACTGATATGTGATGTCTGTGCGAGCCCGGTACTTCGCGAGATTGCCGCCGATGTGCTGAACCCACTGCGTGAGAAACGGATCGGTCACGATCACGCTTTGCGCATCGACTTCGGCGTTCTGCTGCTTGCCGAGCGCGATCTCCGCTGCCGTGCTCATCGCCGCCGCCGGCGCCGGCGTTGAGCAATACGCCGTCATCCAGATGCTTGCGCCGATGAGAATCAGGGCGATGAAACGCATGCGGAGGCCTTCGGGGCAAGCAATGCTTGCCCTACTACGATGACGCCTTCTAATGAAGGGATTGACTTCTAATGAAGGGGCCGACGCTAGTCGGCCCACGTTGTTTTCGCTTGGGCCGACTAGCGTCGGCCCCTTCAAATCACGAGATGAGCGGCGGGTGACGGCGGTGCCAATCCGTTTTCGTTTGCAACGATGCGGCCACGCTCACGAGTCGCGGTTCGGAGAGCGCCGGACCGACGAACATCACGCTCGTCGGAAGTCCGTGCAGGCCAAATCCCGACGGCGCGGCGACGGCCGGGATACCGACGAGATTGCACGCCGTTATGAGCGGACCGTCCGAGAACCCCGGATACGACTTGTCGAACGACTGAGCGATCGGCGGCGCGACCGTGGAAAACGTCGGCGAGACGAGCACGTCGACGTCGTCGAAGATCTTCTCGAATGCGCGCCGCATGGGGGCACGCAACCGCATCGCATCCACGTAGTCTACCGCGGGCGCCACGAGATTCGAGTAGCCGCCCCTGCGGCCGTCGGGATCGGAGAGCGCCTTGCAGCGACCGTCATCGATGATGTCGCGAAACGCCGCGCCGCCTTCGGCCGCGATGATAATGCCGACCATGTCGTTGTATGGAAAGTCGGGCAGCGATATTTCGGTGACTTTGGCTCCCGCAGCGATTGCATCCAGCGCGGCGTGGTAGTTCTTGCGCACTTCCGGCTGGCACTTGTCCTCGGCGCCTTTCACCGTCGCAAAGCGCAGAGGGCCTGAAGGCATGACCATGGCGGTCATCCGATTCGGCAGCGACGTCGCGTCGTTTTGATCCGGTCCCTTGATCGCGTTCAACACGATTCCCGCATCGATCGCGTTTCTGCACATCGGGCCGAGCTTGTCCATAGTCCAAGAGAGCGCCATCGCGCCGTGCCGGCTGACGAGGCCGTACGTCGGGCGTAGGCCAGTGATGCCGCAATACGACGATGGATTTGTGATCGAGCCGTCGGTCTCGGACCCGATCGCGAACGGCACGAGTCCTGCGCTGACGCATGCACCAGGACCGCTCGACGACCCGCCGCTCCAATATTCGGTGTTCCACGGCGTTTTGCACGGACCGGTAAAGGACGCGTCGGCTTGGTTATAGCCCATGCCGCCTGCCAGTTCGATCATGGCGAGCTTGGCGAGGAGCACGGCACCCGCGTCGTGCAGCCGCGCAACGACCGTCGCATCTTCATCGATCACCTGCGATCGGTACGGCGCGGCGCCCCACGTCGTCGGGCCGCCTCGGGCGGCGAGAAGGTCCTTGACGCCGTACGGAATGCCATGCAAAGGCCCGCGATCGTGTTCGGCCGCGAGATCGGCGTCGGCCGCGCGCGCTTCGGCGAGCGCGCGATCACGCAAGATCGTCACGACGCTGTTCAGCTTCGGTCCGACGAGTTCGAGCCGCGCGATGAAGAACTGAGCCAATTCCACTGCAGAGACACGGCGCGCACGAAGCGCCGCTCCGAGTTCGCCGATGTCGGCGAATGCCATCGCGCTTTCAACCATGATTTGACGCTCCGAGCGGCGAGAACACGAAGTCTGGTTCATCGCTGTTGCGCAAGCCGCGATTGCGGAACGATTTGCTCGAATCCAAGAAACCGTCGATATCGCCGGCGATCTTTGCGGTCATCGCGTCATCCAGCTTCGCGGCCGGTAACGATGCTTGGAGATGCTTGGCCATGCATTTAGCCGTTGCCGATGGACCCGGAGGGGGCGCCGCTTCAGCCGGAGCGGCGGCGAAGTCGCCGACGTCGTCCGAGTGCCGACGCGACGACGCGGCCAGACCTCCCGCGATAAGGGCTGTCGCAGCGAGACTGGAGACAATAACAAAGCGGCGTGTTGGCACAAGTGTGTCCTCCGTCCGCGGCGAGTTAGGCGTGCTGCCGCCACTCCTTTTTCGATGCGGAACGCCTGCATGGTTTCGCGCGGGAATCGGCAAACGGCCGCATCTCGCATTCAGCCGGTCAACGCAGCTACGACGATCGAGGAGCCATCAATGCCGGACGACTCGCCGCAAGCAATCGAAGCGCTCTTCGCGGAGAACCGCGCGTTCCCGCCACCGCCCGGCTTTGCGGCTAAAGCCGTGTGCAACGATCCTACGATCTACGAACGCGCGATGAAAGACCCCGAGGCTTTCTGGGCAGGCGAGGCGCGCCGGCTCGAGTGGTTCTCGCCGTGGGAAAGCGTGCTGGATTGGGAACCCGGCGAGAAGCGCGCGCGCTGGTTCGACGGCGGCACGATCAACGCGTCGTTCAATTGTCTCGACAGACACGTACGCGATGGTCATGGTTCGCAGGTCGCCTATTACTGGGAAGGCGAGCCGGGCGACGAACGCCGCATCACGTACGCAGATCTTCTCGCCGAGACGTGCCGCCTGGCAAACGCTTTACGCGAGCTCGGCGTGAAGCGCGGCGACCGCGTGGCGATCTACATGGGCATGGTGCCGGAGCTGCCGGTTGCGCTGCTCGCGTGCTCGCGCATCGGCGCGATCCACTCCGTCGTGTTCGGAGGATTTTCAGCGGACAGCCTGCGCGATCGCATCATCGACGGCGAGTGCGTCGCTGTGATCACGCAAGACCTTGGGTGGCGACGCGGCGGCAAGATCGCGCTCAAGCAGATCGTGGACGATGCGCTTGCCGGCGCACCGAGCGTCAAGAACGTGATCGTTCTTAAGCGCGTCGGCGATCCGGTTCCATGGATGGACGGCCGCGATGTCTGGTATCACGATATCGTCGCCGGCCAAGCGGCGGAATGCGCGCCCGAGCACATGGAGGCGGAGGATCCGCTCTACATCCTCTACTCTAGTGGAACGACCGCAAAGCCGAAGGGCATCATGCACACCACCGGCGGCTATCTCACGGGCGTGGCGTCAACGCACAAGAACGTATTCGACTTGCGCGAAGCGACCGATGTCTTCTGGTGCACGGCCGACATCGGCTGGGTCACCGGCCACTCGTACGTCGTCTACGGTCCACTCGCGAATCGCGCGACGAGCGTGCTTTTTGAGGGCACGCCAGACTATCCCGATAAGGACCGCTTCTGGGCGGTCATCGAGAAGTACAAAGTCTCGATTCTCTACACGGCGCCCACCGCGATCCGCACGTTC encodes the following:
- a CDS encoding M48 family metalloprotease, which produces MRFIALILIGASIWMTAYCSTPAPAAAMSTAAEIALGKQQNAEVDAQSVIVTDPFLTQWVQHIGGNLAKYRARTDITYQFEIIDSNEINSFALPGGFVHVDMGLLNFVSADDELASVLGHEMGHIERRHVITLNQRGNLLSILVGVLSVLSPIGYALGGYGGDLAFAKFSREDELQADQYGLLLMSRAGYDPQSSADTLAKLGATEGNADTDKYFEDHPGAKDRVSHVLGYPELSQTNEPQILAQALHDADEGRYSYALVKLNRALALAPNDALAADGRSKAQTAVSANFASDNRSIVALAGTASDPAIAAAAAQLSIADSINADDRALLADRAASGGHEIETFVNQLNILTGAVPNLGQPKVKGNNLDKATDGLNRLNRDVNGTIDQTSDVMGTSQGLIDDIRGTLGELASPLRAAPLDAKYRAFL
- a CDS encoding amidase; translated protein: MVESAMAFADIGELGAALRARRVSAVELAQFFIARLELVGPKLNSVVTILRDRALAEARAADADLAAEHDRGPLHGIPYGVKDLLAARGGPTTWGAAPYRSQVIDEDATVVARLHDAGAVLLAKLAMIELAGGMGYNQADASFTGPCKTPWNTEYWSGGSSSGPGACVSAGLVPFAIGSETDGSITNPSSYCGITGLRPTYGLVSRHGAMALSWTMDKLGPMCRNAIDAGIVLNAIKGPDQNDATSLPNRMTAMVMPSGPLRFATVKGAEDKCQPEVRKNYHAALDAIAAGAKVTEISLPDFPYNDMVGIIIAAEGGAAFRDIIDDGRCKALSDPDGRRGGYSNLVAPAVDYVDAMRLRAPMRRAFEKIFDDVDVLVSPTFSTVAPPIAQSFDKSYPGFSDGPLITACNLVGIPAVAAPSGFGLHGLPTSVMFVGPALSEPRLVSVAASLQTKTDWHRRHPPLIS
- the acs gene encoding acetate--CoA ligase, giving the protein MPDDSPQAIEALFAENRAFPPPPGFAAKAVCNDPTIYERAMKDPEAFWAGEARRLEWFSPWESVLDWEPGEKRARWFDGGTINASFNCLDRHVRDGHGSQVAYYWEGEPGDERRITYADLLAETCRLANALRELGVKRGDRVAIYMGMVPELPVALLACSRIGAIHSVVFGGFSADSLRDRIIDGECVAVITQDLGWRRGGKIALKQIVDDALAGAPSVKNVIVLKRVGDPVPWMDGRDVWYHDIVAGQAAECAPEHMEAEDPLYILYSSGTTAKPKGIMHTTGGYLTGVASTHKNVFDLREATDVFWCTADIGWVTGHSYVVYGPLANRATSVLFEGTPDYPDKDRFWAVIEKYKVSILYTAPTAIRTFMKWGPSYVEAHDLSSLRLLGSVGEPINPEAWIWYRHYIGGDRCPVVDKWWQTETGMIMISPLPGITNTKPGSASLPYPGVFADVVDTNGASVPLGGGGYAVITRPWPAMLRTLWGDHDRYIKTYWSRFAKQGYYFPADGCKRDADGFYWLLGRVDDVMNVSGHRISTTEVESAFVDHPKVAEAAVVSKKDDITGEAVAAFVTLKGGGIGSPAEADELRKHVASKIGAFARPKYITFTPDLPKTRSGKIMRRLLRDVMENRPLGDTTTLADANVVKTIAEMARTAPPED